Genomic segment of Sphingopyxis sp. QXT-31:
ACGCTCGACGCGGTGCTCGGCCGCAAGGGCTGGGAGAATGATGCGGGCAAGCTGATGGTCGGCGTCGCGCAGCGCCAGCGCAAGGGCCATTGGGACACCACCCCGGCCAATGCGTGGGGCGCGGTGACCGTGCGCCGCTTCGCCGAGCTCTATCCAGCCGCCGCGATCACCGGGATCAGCCGCATCGAGCTGATGGGCGCGAGCGCGAGCCAAAGCTGGCCGCTCGTCGAGCCGGTGACGCCGCTCCGCGTGCCGCTCGTCACGGGCAAGATGAGCCTCCGCCACGAGGGCAGTGGCTCGCCCTGGGCCGTCGTCAGCGTCAGGGCGCCGGTGCCGCTCAAGGAGCCGCTCAACGCCGGCTATCGCATCAAGCGCTCGGTCAGCGTGATCAAGGCGGCGACGCCCGGCACGTTGACGCGCGGCGACGTGATTAAGGTGCGGATCGCGGTGGTCGCCGCGGCCGGCCGCACCTGGGTCGTCGTCAACGACCCCGTGCCCCCCGGCGCGACGATCGTCGGCAACCTCGGCGGCCAATCGCAGATGCTCGGCGAACAGGCGGGCGGCGAGGGCGCGTGGCCGAGCTATGTGGAACGTGGGAAAGACAGCTGGCGCGGCTATTTCGGCTGGATGCCCGCGGGCACCCACGCGGTCGAATATGTCGTGCGCTTGAACGGCTCGGGCAAGTTCAACCTGCCCCCGACGCGCGTCGAGGCGATGTACTCGCCCGCAATCCGCGGCCAGTGGCCCAATGGGTCGCTGACCGTGGTGAGCAACGCGGAGTAATGGTGCAAAGACGTACCTTTCCATCTCCGTCATGTGGTTGAAGCAATGCCCCTCAATCTGGATCGTCATCCCGGCGAAGGCCGGGATCTCGCCCTCGCCTTCTCATGCACCGGCGAGATCCCGGCCTTCGCCGGGATGACGAACAGTGAATAACCGGCTACCGGCGCGCCGCCGCTGGTTTGACGCCCTCGCCTGGGCGGTGCTCGCGCTGCTCATCCTCACCACCGTCGCGCACCTGCTGACCAAGCCCCCCGCGATGCCATCCTACGACGAGGTCCGCAAAAGTTGGCAGCCCAGCGAAGCCTGGCTCTACGACCGCGATGGCCGCCTGCTCGACAGCGAGCGCGTCGATTTCGAACGCCGCCGCATGGCGTGGGTGCCGCTGGCCGACATCGCCAAACCGGTGCGCGACACTGTCGTCGCCAGCGAGGACAAGCGCTATTGGTCGCACGGCGGAGTCGACTGGCTCGCCATCGCGAGTGCGGCCAAAACCCGCCTGAATTTGGGGAGGACCGGCGGCCGCTCGCGCGGTGCCTCGACGCTGCCGATGCAGCTCGCGGGCTTCCTGTCGCCCGAACTCGCGCTTCCCGGCCAGCGCGGCTGGCTCGCCAAGATCCGCCAGATGCGCGCGGGGCAGGCGCTCGCGGCGGACTGGACCCGCGAACAGATGCTCGAGGCCTATTTCAACCTCGTGCCGCTGCGCGGCGAGACGCAGGGCATCGGCGCCGGCGCGCGCGCGCTGTTCGGCAAGAAGCCCGCCGACATGGACCGCACCGACGCCGCGCTCTTCGCCGGCCTGCTCCCCAACCCCGCCGCGGGCGCCGACACCCTCGGCCAGCGCGCCTGCCGCGCCGCGCAAGCGAAGGACTGCACGCCGCTCCGTCTCGCCGCCGCCACACTCGTCTCGGGCGAGCGTATCGCGCAGCTCGACCCCGCGCTCGCGCCGCACCTCGCGGTCCGTCTGCTCGACAAGCCCGGCAAGCGCGTCACCACCACGATCGACCGCCGCATCCAGGAAGCGGCGATCGTCGCGCTCAAGCGCCAGCTGTCGGGGCTCGGCGCCGATCGCGTGCGCGACGGCGCGGTGGTCGTGCTCGACAATGCGACCGGCGACGTGCTCGCTTATGTCGGCGGCGTCGGGCTCAAATCGACCGCGGCGCAGGTCGACGGCGCCAATGCACGGCGCCAGGCGGGCTCGACCTTGAAGCCGCATCTCTATGCGCAGGTGATCGAGCATCGCTGGCTCACCGCCGCCTCGATCCTCGACGACAGCCCGGTCCAGCTCGACACCGCCTCGGGGCTCTACGTCCCCAAGAATTACGACCATAGTTTCAAGGGGCCCGTCAGCGTCCGCCACGCGCTCGCTTCGTCGCTCAACGTCCCCGCGGTGCGCGCACTCGTCATCGACGACGTCCAGCAGTTCCGCGACCGCCTGTGGGCCTTGGGTTAT
This window contains:
- a CDS encoding transglycosylase domain-containing protein; amino-acid sequence: MNNRLPARRRWFDALAWAVLALLILTTVAHLLTKPPAMPSYDEVRKSWQPSEAWLYDRDGRLLDSERVDFERRRMAWVPLADIAKPVRDTVVASEDKRYWSHGGVDWLAIASAAKTRLNLGRTGGRSRGASTLPMQLAGFLSPELALPGQRGWLAKIRQMRAGQALAADWTREQMLEAYFNLVPLRGETQGIGAGARALFGKKPADMDRTDAALFAGLLPNPAAGADTLGQRACRAAQAKDCTPLRLAAATLVSGERIAQLDPALAPHLAVRLLDKPGKRVTTTIDRRIQEAAIVALKRQLSGLGADRVRDGAVVVLDNATGDVLAYVGGVGLKSTAAQVDGANARRQAGSTLKPHLYAQVIEHRWLTAASILDDSPVQLDTASGLYVPKNYDHSFKGPVSVRHALASSLNVPAVRALVIDDVQQFRDRLWALGYHGLVEDGEYYGFSLALGSAEVSLVEQANAFRTLANSGNWSPVNYDATRHLRQHPPQPIVAPAAAFIVGDILADAAARTDAFGADSALRLPFWAAAKTGTSKGMRDNWCIGWSDRFTVAVWVGNLEGDSMRAVSGTSGAAPVWRDVMLALHTGSPGRAPAMPADVEARQIALPGTREPPRREYFIRGTGQAEMAAAPAASRRPRITSPVSGSVYALDPDIPLDRQRLAVAVSGEVTGYRLILDKRPLGDADAGQQILPRPGSHMLALVDPGGRMVDRVRFTVR